DNA from Pontibacter deserti:
GAGCCGGAAACTCCGACTTACAACACCAAGCATTACGAGAACAACCCGCGCATCAAGAAAAGCAACCGCAAAGAAGAAAAGGAAAACGACGGAACAATACGTCTGAACCGCTACATTGCGAATGCCGGTATATGCTCTCGTCGCGAAGCAGATACGCTGATCGAATCAGGCGAGATAAAAGTAAACGGCCAGGTAGTAACTGAAATGGGTTATAAAGTTAATCCTGAGGATACTATACAATATGGTAAGAAGATATTAAACCGTGAGAAACTGGTATATGTGCTGTTGAACAAGCCAAAGGACTTCCTGACTACTACAGATGACCCGGAAGGCAGAAAAACAGTAATGAGCCTGGTAGAAAAAGCATCGAAAGAACGCATTTTCCCGGTTGGCCGCTTAGACCGTAACACAACTGGTTTGCTGCTGTTTACCAACGATGGCGAACTGGCACAAAAGCTGACCCACCCTTCTAACGGTGTAAAGAAAATATACCAGGTAGAGCTGGATAAGCCGATATCTAAAGAAGATTTCCTGAAAGTGGCGGAAGGCGTAGAGCTGGAAGACGGTAAAGCTGAAGTAGATGATGTTGCCCTGATTGGGGATACAAATAAGTTCTTGGGTTTAGAGATACACATCGGGCGTAACCGTATTGTGCGTCGTATTTTTGAACACTTAGGCTACGAAGTAGTATCGCTGGACAGAGTACAGTATGCAGGCCTTACTAAAAAAGACCTGCCACGCGGCAACTGGCGTTACCTTTCAGAAAAAGAGCTTATCCGTCTGAAATACTTTATGTAAGAATCTATGCAGAGCATCGCGGTAGACGTAGGCAACACCGGCACCAAGTATGGCATCTTTAATGGCGGCGCCTTAATAAAGCAAGGCTGTTTTCAAGGAGTGGACAACATTCCGGATGAGATAACAAACCATACTTTTGAGAATGCCATAGTTGCCAGCGTAGCCGCTGATACTGCTGCTTATAAAACAAGGCTGTCTGTAACCGGTAACTTAATAGAGTTATCGGCACAGACAGCCTTGCCTGTTTTAAACAAGTATAAAACGCCTCATACACTGGGAGTCGACAGAATTGCCGCTGCTGTGGGAGCTAACTATTTTTTTCCGGGGCGTAATTGTTTGGTGTTTGATGCCGGTACAGCTATAACCCATGAGTTTATAACCAGCGACGGAAGTTACATGGGAGGTGGAATTGCACCAGGCTTACGGATGAAATTAAAAGCGCTGCATACTTTTACAGAACGGCTTCCGTTAGTAGACCAAATTCCTGAAAGCTTTCCACTTACCGGGCAAACCACCAACGAGTCGATTTTAAGCGGTGTTTTAACAGGCACTGTAGCAGAACTAAACGGGCTTATTCAATTATATTCTGAAAAAACACCGGATTTAGTGGTTATACTTTGCGGTGGAGATGCAGGATTTTTTGAAAGTAAATTAAAAGGACGCATCTTTGTAATTCCTGAATTAGTCTTGATCGGGCTTCATAGAATTTTGACATATAATGTATAAAACACTTCGCGCCCTGGTTTGCGCTGCCGTACTTTGTTTTTCGTATGGTGCACAAGCACAGAACATTGCCAATACACCTTATTCCCGCTATGGTTTAGGCGAATATAACTATAACACGGGTAACATCCGGAATGCCGGTATGGCCAATGCGGGTATAAGCGCTGCTAACAGCTATCAGATAAATACAGCCAACCCTGCGTTACTTTATTACAACAACACAACCGCTTTTGAGATTGGCATAACAGGTGAGCTGAAGAAACTGGAAAGTGCAACACAATCGCAGACAGATGGTAATGCAAATCTGGCAGCACTATCGCTTTCAGTTCCTGTTTCAAAACGCTGGACATCGGCTTTAAGCCTGCGGCCATATACAAACGTGCAGTACGAAGTTGTTTCTACATCTGAACTGACACCAACTGCAGATCTTACTAAAAGATTTAAAGGTGAAGGCGGGATCACAGAGCTATACTTTGGACACGGTATTAGAATAACATCAGGCTTAACTATAGGAGCAAGTGCCTCTTACCTGTTTGGAAATATCTTATCTGAAGAATCCACTTCCATAACTGATCCGGATCTGTCGGGTTTAGAGAATCAGGAAGTAGTATATAGCGAGAAAACAAAGTATAACGACTTGTTATTTAGAGCAGGCGCTAACTACCGCCATCAGTTTAGCGATAAACTTTTTATAAGCGGAGGTGCCGTTTATAGTTTCAAAGCGACATTAGATGCAGAGCGTAGCGCATCAAATGAGCGCCGCACAAATACCGGTTCTGTGATAGATAATAACCTGTATGCCGACAGCGCTAATAGTTCAGTAGATATCCCATCAAGCTTTAGTGCAGGTATAAGTGTAGATAACGGTTCTAACTTAACATTTGCTGCTGATCTTTATACGCAGAAGTGGTCAGGCTTCAGAAACTTTAATGGCGAGCAGGAACTGGTAGATAGCTACCGTGCCAGTGTAGGTGCTGAGTATACGCCGGATCCGAATTCAGTAGGAAATTATTTTGAGCGTGTAACGTACCGTGCAGGTTTATACTATGGCAATTCGCCTTACGAGGTTAATAACGAGCAGATAAAAGACAAAGGCTTTACAGTTGGCGCAACTATGCCATTAGGCCGCTCCACTGTTTATGATCTTTACCAGCTTAACACATCGCTTGGGTATGGCTCACGTGGCACTACCGACAACGGTTTGATAAAAGAAAATTACCTCCAGTTTAACATTGGCGTAACTATAAACAGCCGCTGGTTCATCAAACGCAGACTAGAATAACCTGATTTAGGGGAAGTATAACTATAGCAGAAGGCCGTTGAAAAGCGGCCTTTCTTGTATTATAGGCCTTTGTAAATTTGTTAAGATACAGAATCGTACAAAATTTGCTAAATTCACAGAAACCATAGTTCCTGAAATGAAGATAAAAAGTTGGATACAAGTAGTGTTGGCGACCATAGCTATAGTTGGTTTTAGCTGCCAGGAAGAACTGAAAGACCCGGATAAGGAAATAAAGTATAATGGCCCTATTATAGAGAATAAGGATGTTTTTACGCTGTTCAGTGACTCTGCCAAGCTTATGATCCGGATGAAAGCGCCCGTGCAGCAGGAGTTTGAAGGCGGTGATGGTGTTTTTCCGAAAGGCTTTGATGTAGAATTCTTTCAGAGGGAGGGAGCAGTAACGTCTACTATGAGTGCCAACTATGGTAAACAGGATAAAGGCCGTGAGCTATACTTTGCTCAAGGTAATGTTGTGGTGCGTAACCTGCAGAAGGGGGAGATGTTAGAAACCGAAGAACTTACCTGGGACAGGCGCCGCCGAAAGATCTTTACAGACAAGTTTGTAAAGATCACAACACCAAACAGAGTAGTAACCGGCCAGGGTCTTCGGTCAGATCAGAATTTCGAGAACTATACTATACAAAAGATCACAGGTGTGTTTGACCTGGAAGAGTAATGAACCAAAAACTATCAAATACCATTTTATTATCACTGGCGTTTGTGGCCATTGTTATAGGCATCCATAGAAGTATAGAAGAAAAAGATATTGCTGGTAACTACTGGATATTCATGATCGCGTTGGTGCTGTTTATAGTTTACAGACATCGGAAGAAGAATACAAAAGCCTGACGCCAGGGCTAATACATCATGATAGAACCCAATCATATTTTATTTTTAATTATTGGTCTGCTGCTGTCTGCCTTCTTTTCAGGTATAGAGATCGCTTTTATGTCGGCTAACAGGTTGCAGATCGAGCTCAGCGAAAAGAATGGCGTGCTGTCGGGGCGTATACTCTGGCACCTGCTCCAACATCCGTCGCGGTTGATGGGCACTGCCCTGATTGGTAATACGCTGGCGCTGGTGCTGTATGGTTTTGCCATTGCGGGGTTATTACATACTGTTCTGTCTAATCTGTTCCCGAACCAGGTTCAGTTCGATCTGCTTATACTTTTAATACAAGTGGTGGTAGCCTCGGTAGTAGTGCTCTTAACAGCTGAATTTCTGCCACGCAGCCTTTTTGTTATTAACCCGAACAGGATGCTGCAGGTGCTGGCAATGCCAATCCTGTTGTTTTATTACCTGCTTTACCCGGTGGTATTTGTTATAGTTGCCCTTAGCAAGGTTGTAGCCGAAAAGATTTTTAAGGTTGAATTTCTTGATCAGAAGCCGGTTTTTGGGTTTACAGACCTTAATGCTTACATCAAAAACCGCCTGTACCACCCGGAGCAGGAAAATGCTCCCGAGGTAGATGCTGAGATATTTCATAATGCGCTGGATTTTAAGAACGTTAAAGTTCGGGAGTGCATGGTGCCTCGTACCGAGATAGAAGCTGTGGAAGTAGAAGATTCTGTTGAAATGTTGCGGCAGGCTTTTATCGAAACAGGCCATTCCAAAATACTGGTATACCGGGATAACATTGATAACATTATTGGGTATTGCCACCAGCTGGATATGTTTAAGCAGCCAAAGGACATAGCCGATATACTTTCGGCGGTAAGCTTAGTGCCTGAAAGTATGCTGGCAAGCGAGTTGTTTGTGCGGTTTGTAGCAGAACACAGAAGCGTAGCCGTAGTGCTGGATGAGTTTGGCGGAACAGCAGGTATAGTTACCGTGGAAGATGTAATAGAAGAGATTTTCGGGGAGATAGAAGATGAGTACGACCTGGATGATACGCTGGAACAGGTGTATCCTGAGCAAGGTATATATGTGCTAAGCGCCCGCCTGGAAGTAGATTACCTGAATGATAAGTATGAACTTGGCCTGCCGGAAGGCGATTATGAAACCTTGGGTGGGTTTATTTTTTCGGAAGTTGGGGAAATTCCATCTCCGGGCGATGTAATAGAATACCCGCCATTCAACATCAGGATCCTGTCGATGGATGAGAACCGGATTAATACAGTAAGGCTGGTAAAAACATCAGATAATCAGGCAGAACCGGAACGTTAAACAGAATTGCATAAAATTTTGAATTTTAGCGCGATTAACCTTATTTTGCACAATCCTTTTTATAAGTTAAACAGATAATGGCATTAATTAACAAGATTAGAGAGAAGTCTGGTTGGGCGGTAGGCGCCATTGCCATTGGGCTTGGCATATTTGTAGTAGGCGGCGACCTGCTTGGGCCAAACTCAAGGCTTCTTGGAAACGACGCCAACGAGATTGGTGAAATAGCTGGTGAAACAATTGAATACCAGGAGTTTGATGAGATCTTCCAGCAAATGAAGACCAATTACGAAAATCAGTCAGGTAGAGCCGCTAACGAAGGCGAACTTGCTATGATGCGCGAGCAGGCCTGGAACCAGCTGATCTTTAAAATTGCCTTAGAAAAAGAATACGAGCGTTTAGGTATAGAAGTATCGGAAGAAGAGCTGGCAGACATGGTACAGGGTAACAACATACACCCGGCCGTTAAGCAGGCTTTCACTAATCCGCAAACTGGCGAGTTCGATCGTGCACAGGTTGTTCAGTATCTGCAGAACATGGACCAGATGGGCCCTGAAGCAAGACCAATGTGGGCTAACTTTGAGCAGGGTGTAATTTCTGACCGTATCCGTACAAAGTATAACAGCCTGCTGAGCAAGTCTGTTTATGTTACTACTGCTGAAGCAAAGAACTTCTTTAATGCACAGAATGCGGTAGCTTCAGTTAAAGTATTGTATGTACCATACTTTACTATCTCTGATTCTGCAGTTAAAGTTACCGATGCACAGCTACAGGATTTCTATAACCGTAACAAAGAACTGTACAAAGTAGAAGATGGTCGTAACATTGAGTTTGTAACAGTACCGGTTGCCGCTTCTCAGGAAGATAATAAATCGTATGAGGAAGAGATGGCATCTGCGGCAAAGCAGTTTGCTACAGCTACTAACGATTCTGCCTTTGTAAATGCAAATTCAGATGTGCCATATAATGGTACTTACCTAACGCCAGGCGAGCTTCCGGAGCAATTACGTTCTGTAACACTGGAAGAAGGTAAAGTATACGGCCCATACACTACACCAGAAAACTACTCACTTTATAAAGTACTGGATGTAAAAGATGGTGGTAAGAGTGCTGCAAAAGCAAGCCACATTCTTATAAAGCCAGAAAACGATACACCTGAAGCAAAAGCTGCTGCTAAAACAAAAGCTACAGATGTATTGAACCAGATCAAAAAAGGTGCTGACTTTGCACAGATGGCTGCACAGCATGGAACAGATGGTACTGCTTCTGTTGGCGGTGATTTAGGTTGGTTCCAGTCAGGCCAGATGGTACCGGCATTCGAGAAAGCAGTATTTGGTGCTTCTTCAGCTGGTTTATTGCCTGAGCTTGTAGAAACAGATTATGGTTACCATATTGTAAAGATCACAGCTCCTAAAACAAGCCGTTCTTACAAGATCGCTGCGATTGAGCGTGCTATAGAGCCAAGCGAAACTACCCGTGATGCAGCTTATGCCGTTGCAGATGAGCTTTCTGGTACAAGCGGTAACCTGGAAGAGTTCCGTGCGAACGTAGCCAAGAATAAAGCGCTGGTGAAGCAGGAAGTAAAGGAGATTGGTAAGAACAACATTATTGCCGGTAACCTTTCTAATGCTCGTGAACTGGTACGCTGGACATATGCCAAAGACACTGAAGTTGGTGATGTATCTCCTGTTTTTGAGATTGATGACCAATTTGTGGTAGCTGTACTTACTGGCAAGCGCGAAAAAGGCTATGCTAAAGTAGAAGACATCAAAGATGAACTGACTGCAGCTGTTCGTAACGAACTGAAAGGTAAGCAGATCATTGAGAAGATACAGAAAACGAAAGGCAACGTAGACCAAATGGCTGCTGCTTATGGTCCGGATGCAATGGTTAGAACAGCCGACGATGTGACGTTTGCTGCCGGCACTATACCTGGTATCGGCCTGGAGCCTGTTGCGGTTGGTAAAACATTTGGCTTAAAGCCGGGTGGCCGTACCGCTCCTTTTGAAGGTAATGGTGGTGTAATTGTAGTAGAACTTGCTAATGTTACAAAAGCTCCGGAAGTTAAAGATCTTTCTGGTGTAAAGCAGCAGTTAGTAAATATGCGTTCTGCTAACACTGAGAGCCAAGCTTTCGAAGCTATCAAAGAGAAGGCAAACATTACAGACAACCGTGTTAGATTCTTCTAAGCCACGTTGCTGAAGTATAAGAAGAGCCACTCCCATCAGAGTGGCTCTTTTGTTTTATTGGATTACCTAAGTATAAAACTTAACTTATAACCAGCGAAGCAAGTAACTCCATATATCAAGTTCTGGCAAATTCTCGTTTTAAGTACATCTATGGCTCTATTCAAAAAAACATACTTGTTGCTGGCACTGTGCTTTATACTTGTTGCTACTATTGCGCAGGGGCAGACACAGGACCTGGAGCTGGCGCGGGAGTACTTCAGCAAAGGTGATTACCAGAAAGCAGGTGCGCTGTATGAGAAGCTAATAGAAAACAGGCGTTTGTTTTCGCTGGCATACCCTGATTACCTGAAGACCTTGCTGGCACTGCGAAACTATAAAGAAGCCGAAAAGCTGGTTAAGAGAACTATAAAGCAAAACCCGGGCAACTATAACTATGAGGTAGACTTAGGTATAGTTTACCAGGCAGCCGGCGATAAGTCAGCAGCAGAAAAGCACTTCAATAAGATCATCTCCCAGATGAACCAGGAAACCACCATAGCTGTTGCCAGTGCTTTTATACAGAATGAACAATACGATTATGCCGAAAAAGCTTACCTGCGCGGGCGTGAGCTGAGTAAA
Protein-coding regions in this window:
- a CDS encoding type III pantothenate kinase, with amino-acid sequence MQSIAVDVGNTGTKYGIFNGGALIKQGCFQGVDNIPDEITNHTFENAIVASVAADTAAYKTRLSVTGNLIELSAQTALPVLNKYKTPHTLGVDRIAAAVGANYFFPGRNCLVFDAGTAITHEFITSDGSYMGGGIAPGLRMKLKALHTFTERLPLVDQIPESFPLTGQTTNESILSGVLTGTVAELNGLIQLYSEKTPDLVVILCGGDAGFFESKLKGRIFVIPELVLIGLHRILTYNV
- a CDS encoding OmpP1/FadL family transporter, with product MYKTLRALVCAAVLCFSYGAQAQNIANTPYSRYGLGEYNYNTGNIRNAGMANAGISAANSYQINTANPALLYYNNTTAFEIGITGELKKLESATQSQTDGNANLAALSLSVPVSKRWTSALSLRPYTNVQYEVVSTSELTPTADLTKRFKGEGGITELYFGHGIRITSGLTIGASASYLFGNILSEESTSITDPDLSGLENQEVVYSEKTKYNDLLFRAGANYRHQFSDKLFISGGAVYSFKATLDAERSASNERRTNTGSVIDNNLYADSANSSVDIPSSFSAGISVDNGSNLTFAADLYTQKWSGFRNFNGEQELVDSYRASVGAEYTPDPNSVGNYFERVTYRAGLYYGNSPYEVNNEQIKDKGFTVGATMPLGRSTVYDLYQLNTSLGYGSRGTTDNGLIKENYLQFNIGVTINSRWFIKRRLE
- the lptC gene encoding LPS export ABC transporter periplasmic protein LptC, giving the protein MKIKSWIQVVLATIAIVGFSCQEELKDPDKEIKYNGPIIENKDVFTLFSDSAKLMIRMKAPVQQEFEGGDGVFPKGFDVEFFQREGAVTSTMSANYGKQDKGRELYFAQGNVVVRNLQKGEMLETEELTWDRRRRKIFTDKFVKITTPNRVVTGQGLRSDQNFENYTIQKITGVFDLEE
- a CDS encoding hemolysin family protein is translated as MIEPNHILFLIIGLLLSAFFSGIEIAFMSANRLQIELSEKNGVLSGRILWHLLQHPSRLMGTALIGNTLALVLYGFAIAGLLHTVLSNLFPNQVQFDLLILLIQVVVASVVVLLTAEFLPRSLFVINPNRMLQVLAMPILLFYYLLYPVVFVIVALSKVVAEKIFKVEFLDQKPVFGFTDLNAYIKNRLYHPEQENAPEVDAEIFHNALDFKNVKVRECMVPRTEIEAVEVEDSVEMLRQAFIETGHSKILVYRDNIDNIIGYCHQLDMFKQPKDIADILSAVSLVPESMLASELFVRFVAEHRSVAVVLDEFGGTAGIVTVEDVIEEIFGEIEDEYDLDDTLEQVYPEQGIYVLSARLEVDYLNDKYELGLPEGDYETLGGFIFSEVGEIPSPGDVIEYPPFNIRILSMDENRINTVRLVKTSDNQAEPER
- a CDS encoding peptidylprolyl isomerase is translated as MALINKIREKSGWAVGAIAIGLGIFVVGGDLLGPNSRLLGNDANEIGEIAGETIEYQEFDEIFQQMKTNYENQSGRAANEGELAMMREQAWNQLIFKIALEKEYERLGIEVSEEELADMVQGNNIHPAVKQAFTNPQTGEFDRAQVVQYLQNMDQMGPEARPMWANFEQGVISDRIRTKYNSLLSKSVYVTTAEAKNFFNAQNAVASVKVLYVPYFTISDSAVKVTDAQLQDFYNRNKELYKVEDGRNIEFVTVPVAASQEDNKSYEEEMASAAKQFATATNDSAFVNANSDVPYNGTYLTPGELPEQLRSVTLEEGKVYGPYTTPENYSLYKVLDVKDGGKSAAKASHILIKPENDTPEAKAAAKTKATDVLNQIKKGADFAQMAAQHGTDGTASVGGDLGWFQSGQMVPAFEKAVFGASSAGLLPELVETDYGYHIVKITAPKTSRSYKIAAIERAIEPSETTRDAAYAVADELSGTSGNLEEFRANVAKNKALVKQEVKEIGKNNIIAGNLSNARELVRWTYAKDTEVGDVSPVFEIDDQFVVAVLTGKREKGYAKVEDIKDELTAAVRNELKGKQIIEKIQKTKGNVDQMAAAYGPDAMVRTADDVTFAAGTIPGIGLEPVAVGKTFGLKPGGRTAPFEGNGGVIVVELANVTKAPEVKDLSGVKQQLVNMRSANTESQAFEAIKEKANITDNRVRFF